Proteins co-encoded in one Bacteroidota bacterium genomic window:
- a CDS encoding gliding motility-associated C-terminal domain-containing protein, giving the protein MKYIYSIIFVLIAIITLNGQSVFNSGGFCFSTEEYPSSTAGFWSKSVISDFDGDGKMDFMALHFSNNDVEAYRNTGGIFPTFTLSYSNSIPSPNSFNGVDFAVGDFDGDSKPDYAIIDTSFTISIYKNISTIGTISFTNVATFVCKVPAGPQYTSPSVHLEAGDFDGNGQVDLIEMAYDQNAAIGAIGYKIKFVPNNGGFVFNTTNPVYTGFNTKSIKDFGGHFEYAMADLNGDSKKDFVVSFHDFSGNDTVSVLRNNSSVGSFALTEIKMPVTGISGNYVKRVYVKDMNADAKPDILCLFENAAGQQSIRFHYATTTPFSYSSAALNYNLPLGASCEYFEIDDLNNDGKNELIGRINWGGIALYVGKSNSVPYFDTITNTLPYSVGPQFTHIYDFNGNGYKDFIFNPGEVDGGDSQLIYISNKSYSLSISPLNPFFCSPDSVQLTATTNNTSTVTYNWSTGDTTVTNWITTSGSVSVTYSINFGTVSCYIKSDTINVAGYNPTPLTTTAVAGLVCSNAPVTLNASGAVTYTWQPGNYNGASPVVNPPANSYTVYGTDANGCKTSTTMSLNVIGAPTVAISSNTPTICQGTIAVLTASGAATYTLQPGAQTGSSFSVNPLIATTYTINGESTTGCKDDEVITINVNPAPTISANLTGTTICSGQSIGLNASGGVNYLWLPGNLIGAAQTVSPASTITYTVYGIDAIGCGNFDLVNVTVVNTPTLSVTSSSNTVCKDDMVTLNASGAGTYTWEPGGYTGASVGIYVSANTVFTVTGSLVAGCDAVDFITVNVWPSNFNAVASSTTICNGQSVTLSATGAITYTWSNGSNDSSIVVSPVTAETFMVDAIDSYGCKFVQAINVEVDPLCEITVFNGLTPNGDGKNDVFFIKNIDQYPNNMVRIFNRWGQVIFEAENYDNVNRKWNGNMYNNGVNAPAGTYYYLIDLKNGNEPLKGYIELTLK; this is encoded by the coding sequence ATGAAATATATTTATAGTATAATATTTGTTTTAATAGCTATAATTACGCTTAATGGGCAAAGTGTATTCAATTCAGGAGGATTTTGTTTTAGTACTGAAGAATACCCATCTTCAACAGCCGGTTTTTGGTCAAAATCTGTAATTAGTGATTTTGATGGTGATGGTAAAATGGATTTCATGGCTTTACATTTCTCTAATAATGATGTGGAGGCATACAGAAATACGGGAGGGATTTTCCCAACCTTTACCTTGTCATATTCAAATTCAATTCCGTCACCAAATTCATTTAATGGAGTTGATTTTGCTGTAGGTGATTTTGATGGCGATTCAAAACCGGATTATGCCATTATAGATACAAGTTTTACAATTTCAATTTATAAAAACATCAGCACTATTGGTACAATTAGTTTTACCAATGTAGCTACATTTGTTTGCAAAGTCCCCGCGGGTCCGCAATATACTTCTCCTTCAGTTCATCTCGAAGCTGGTGATTTTGATGGAAACGGACAAGTTGATTTAATTGAAATGGCCTATGATCAAAATGCGGCAATTGGAGCTATAGGATATAAAATTAAGTTTGTACCAAACAACGGAGGTTTTGTTTTTAATACAACTAATCCTGTTTATACAGGTTTCAACACAAAGAGTATAAAAGATTTTGGTGGGCATTTTGAATATGCAATGGCCGATTTAAACGGAGATTCAAAAAAGGATTTTGTTGTTTCTTTTCATGATTTTTCGGGAAATGATACGGTTTCTGTTTTAAGAAATAATAGCAGCGTTGGTAGTTTTGCTCTTACGGAAATAAAAATGCCTGTTACAGGAATTTCCGGCAATTATGTAAAGCGTGTTTATGTTAAGGATATGAACGCGGATGCTAAACCTGATATTTTGTGTTTATTTGAAAACGCGGCAGGACAACAAAGTATTCGTTTCCACTACGCAACTACAACGCCATTTTCATATAGCTCCGCCGCCCTTAATTACAATTTGCCATTAGGCGCTTCTTGTGAATACTTCGAAATAGATGATTTAAATAATGATGGGAAGAACGAATTAATTGGTAGAATTAATTGGGGCGGAATTGCTTTATATGTAGGAAAGAGTAATTCTGTCCCTTACTTTGATACAATAACTAATACATTACCCTATTCAGTTGGCCCTCAATTCACACATATTTATGATTTTAATGGAAACGGGTATAAAGATTTTATTTTTAATCCGGGAGAAGTGGATGGTGGAGATTCTCAATTAATTTACATCAGTAATAAATCGTATTCGTTAAGTATTTCTCCATTAAATCCTTTTTTCTGTTCACCTGATTCAGTGCAACTCACTGCCACAACAAATAATACTTCCACTGTAACATATAATTGGTCAACAGGCGACACTACCGTGACTAATTGGATCACTACTTCAGGCTCGGTTTCTGTAACCTATTCAATTAATTTTGGAACTGTATCTTGTTACATTAAATCCGATACAATTAACGTTGCAGGTTACAACCCAACACCCTTAACAACTACAGCCGTTGCCGGTTTAGTTTGTTCAAATGCACCTGTAACTCTTAATGCAAGCGGCGCCGTAACTTATACGTGGCAGCCCGGGAATTATAATGGTGCTTCTCCTGTTGTAAATCCGCCGGCAAATTCATATACGGTTTATGGTACAGATGCTAACGGTTGTAAAACAAGTACAACTATGTCGCTAAACGTTATCGGTGCACCAACAGTGGCTATTAGTTCTAATACTCCAACTATATGTCAAGGTACTATTGCTGTTCTGACAGCATCAGGAGCCGCAACCTATACTTTGCAGCCCGGTGCTCAAACCGGAAGTTCTTTTTCAGTAAACCCGCTAATTGCAACTACCTATACAATAAATGGTGAATCAACAACAGGATGTAAGGATGATGAAGTCATTACGATTAATGTGAATCCTGCACCAACCATCTCTGCAAATCTTACCGGAACAACAATATGTAGTGGACAAAGCATAGGTTTAAACGCTTCCGGTGGAGTTAATTATTTATGGTTGCCTGGGAATTTAATAGGAGCAGCGCAAACAGTTTCTCCTGCTTCAACAATAACATACACTGTTTACGGAATTGATGCCATAGGTTGTGGTAATTTCGATTTAGTGAATGTAACGGTCGTTAACACTCCTACATTATCGGTTACTAGTTCTAGTAATACAGTTTGTAAAGATGATATGGTAACGCTTAATGCAAGCGGTGCCGGAACTTATACGTGGGAGCCGGGTGGCTATACAGGTGCTTCGGTAGGAATTTACGTCAGTGCTAATACGGTGTTTACTGTCACCGGATCATTAGTAGCGGGATGTGATGCAGTTGATTTTATCACCGTAAACGTTTGGCCAAGTAACTTTAATGCTGTAGCTTCCTCTACTACTATCTGTAACGGACAATCAGTAACCTTATCGGCAACCGGTGCTATCACTTATACCTGGAGTAACGGTAGCAATGATAGCTCAATTGTAGTAAGTCCGGTTACTGCAGAAACTTTTATGGTAGATGCGATTGATTCGTATGGATGCAAATTTGTACAAGCAATTAATGTGGAGGTTGATCCATTATGTGAAATTACAGTGTTTAATGGCTTAACACCAAATGGTGATGGGAAAAACGATGTTTTCTTTATTAAGAACATTGATCAGTACCCAAATAACATGGTGCGCATTTTCAATCGTTGGGGTCAGGTGATATTTGAAGCTGAAAATTACGATAATGTAAACAGAAAATGGAATGGTAATATGTATAACAACGGAGTGAATGCTCCTGCCGGCACATATTATTATTTAATTGATTTAAAAAACGGTAATGAACCATTAAAAGGATATATAGAACTAACATTGAAATAA
- a CDS encoding gliding motility-associated C-terminal domain-containing protein, with protein MKKKVFSIMLVCLGWSFISLAQPTISNKVINSAGGEGTAGTTTIYYNIGETVINTINSSSNTITQGFLQPDVLGNFGLSVTTAINHVSCVGKTDGAIVLTPTVSGISTAVTPSYQYFWTPSTLCSTNDCQSVSNLNAGVYSVTVIATFGTKSDTVEVNNITINDSTEPCLLEIFNGVTPNGDNKNDFFFIGNIDQYPKNSVRIYTRWGQIIFEMDGYNNADRKWSGVANGQVVASGTYFYVIDLGNGSKPIKGWIELLNK; from the coding sequence ATGAAGAAAAAAGTATTTTCAATAATGCTAGTTTGTTTGGGCTGGAGTTTTATTTCTCTCGCACAACCAACAATAAGTAATAAGGTCATCAATTCGGCAGGAGGAGAAGGTACTGCCGGAACTACTACCATTTATTATAATATTGGTGAAACTGTTATCAATACCATAAATAGTTCTTCTAATACGATAACGCAAGGTTTTTTACAACCCGATGTATTAGGCAATTTTGGTTTGAGTGTTACTACCGCAATCAATCATGTGAGTTGCGTGGGTAAAACAGATGGAGCCATTGTTCTAACACCTACGGTTTCGGGTATTAGTACTGCAGTAACTCCAAGTTATCAGTATTTCTGGACGCCATCTACGCTTTGTTCAACTAACGATTGTCAGAGTGTAAGTAATCTAAACGCTGGGGTATATTCGGTGACCGTTATAGCGACTTTTGGAACAAAATCAGATACCGTTGAAGTTAATAATATTACTATCAACGACAGTACAGAGCCATGTTTGTTGGAAATTTTTAATGGTGTAACACCAAATGGTGATAATAAAAACGACTTTTTCTTTATTGGGAATATAGATCAGTATCCGAAGAATTCAGTTCGAATTTATACAAGATGGGGACAAATTATTTTTGAGATGGATGGGTATAATAACGCAGATAGAAAGTGGAGTGGGGTAGCCAACGGTCAAGTCGTTGCTTCAGGAACTTATTTTTACGTAATTGATTTAGGTAATGGTTCCAAGCCTATTAAAGGCTGGATTGAATTATTAAATAAATAA
- a CDS encoding C40 family peptidase produces MIKYFKIVLLIAVGSWLIACHSKSKTKSTSGEKPKTETNVSSSKMKNVADLLGVKESEIKNEDLYKFIAAWYGTPYKYGGCDIKGTDCSCLTINLYQKVFKKNLPRTADEMMKMCDKLSSSKVEEGDMVFFKIESKHVTHVGVYLKNNKFIHASTKKGVMISDLNEPYFKKYFYTFGRLK; encoded by the coding sequence GTGATTAAGTATTTTAAAATAGTTCTGTTAATTGCCGTAGGAAGTTGGCTAATTGCTTGTCATTCTAAAAGCAAAACAAAAAGTACATCTGGTGAAAAACCAAAAACGGAAACGAATGTTTCGTCCTCAAAAATGAAGAATGTAGCCGATTTGCTTGGTGTAAAGGAGTCGGAAATTAAGAATGAAGATTTGTATAAATTCATTGCGGCCTGGTATGGCACCCCTTATAAGTACGGAGGCTGTGATATAAAAGGAACCGATTGCTCGTGTTTAACCATTAATCTATATCAGAAAGTATTTAAGAAAAATTTACCCCGTACAGCCGATGAAATGATGAAGATGTGTGATAAGTTGAGTTCCTCGAAAGTGGAGGAGGGTGACATGGTATTCTTTAAAATTGAAAGTAAGCATGTTACTCACGTAGGAGTCTATTTGAAAAATAATAAGTTTATACATGCCTCTACAAAGAAAGGAGTGATGATAAGTGATTTAAATGAACCGTATTTCAAGAAATACTTTTACACATTTGGCCGGTTAAAATAG
- a CDS encoding OmpH family outer membrane protein yields the protein MKNILYAVIAVLALCIGVLFYQVQDLKAKVSGDVKPKGNVETVKKPVVMDASSEKLPEARIAFVNIDTLNENYLFISDYVKVLKNKRLALESQLESLSIKFQQDYESAQQSAQSGIMPPAELENKKRDLERQQRELENKQIQMDKLAIEMQEKNEELQQQVKDFLIRFNDGKYDYIMAYTNTVPTILLANPKLEITAQVLDALNTEYKNKKSGK from the coding sequence ATGAAAAATATTTTATACGCGGTGATAGCCGTATTAGCATTGTGTATTGGTGTGCTGTTTTATCAGGTACAAGATTTAAAAGCAAAAGTTTCCGGTGATGTAAAGCCGAAGGGAAATGTAGAAACTGTAAAAAAGCCGGTTGTGATGGATGCTTCATCAGAAAAATTGCCTGAAGCCAGAATCGCTTTTGTAAATATTGATACGCTGAATGAGAACTATCTTTTTATAAGCGATTACGTAAAAGTTTTAAAAAATAAACGTCTGGCTTTAGAATCGCAATTGGAAAGTTTGAGTATTAAATTCCAACAGGATTATGAATCGGCGCAGCAATCCGCGCAGTCAGGAATTATGCCTCCGGCCGAATTGGAAAATAAAAAACGCGACCTAGAGAGACAGCAAAGAGAACTCGAAAATAAGCAAATTCAAATGGATAAATTGGCGATTGAGATGCAAGAAAAAAATGAGGAATTACAACAGCAGGTTAAAGATTTTTTAATTCGTTTTAATGATGGGAAGTACGATTATATCATGGCATATACGAATACAGTACCTACAATTTTATTGGCCAATCCTAAGTTAGAGATTACCGCTCAAGTATTAGATGCGCTTAATACGGAATATAAAAATAAGAAATCAGGTAAATAA
- a CDS encoding OmpA family protein, with translation MSRKFLVIVTLVLATGVIMAQKGKADAYYSKGLYAKAIPLYVKASQKNGPDKQDALVKLGDCYRLLNEFKKAESSYKQAVDLKGNLPADVHYHYGYVLKTNNNYNEALNQFYAYLEEKPNDSKAKNAIRSCQQIKYWQTKAIEYEIKNVEGINTPRSEFSPAILDNKIVFVGEKQADFIEYPIDEANGQPYMNVFISKVDVDKSKGQKSFSSKINTNYHDGPVNFSADGKTLLFTRVEYITKKKDKDFVNRAKIYFANGKGTNWSKIKPFQYNSDAYSVAHPCLSADGNYLFFTSDMPGGQGGKDLWYCKKNGDGWDKPVNLGFDINTSGDEMFPYMRKDGTLFFSSNGLAGFGGLDVFSAKEKEGKWIVSRNESMLLNSQADDFSICFLNDSTGYFTSNREGGKGKDDIYWFKYTNKYISVNGTILLTENINDPAKNVKVYLLGQDEKKMDSTRTDQKGYFEFKNLDSDKKYLAAVDSDDPMFKDKARFYMANSNGVISRVTNNVNGNKYAFKNLPLDPNGLPDLYADGDLTLAGNLLFGENPSKPIKNAKISITNKSGDVIETTTTNEFGAFAFRSLPSDQNYIISLVESDLEFPSNTKITLTNKSGKEIKSFFTGQGKFKFNVLASEKVMLTDLDVSDADLIMQLYGYVYDQDKKPFGNAKLKLYNTNNELNQTITTDGNGKFEFKNLKANLDYLFDVDESDSRLANIKKLYIADNKGRIYKELIKTLKGKFEFKVLSVDKVAMGEYTVDDPWLQVLEMKNKAKQDSINSITIVENILYAFGDHKYDAAGQKVLDKVIAVMLSNPNLMVELSSHTDSRSSDQFNLALSQKRAKTAVDYMIAKGVDKKRLKAVGYGETRLLNNCSNNVECSDEEHAKNRRTEFKIVEAPKL, from the coding sequence ATGAGTAGGAAGTTCTTAGTAATAGTTACACTGGTATTAGCAACGGGAGTTATAATGGCGCAAAAGGGTAAAGCGGATGCGTATTATTCCAAAGGATTGTATGCGAAAGCAATTCCGTTGTATGTAAAAGCATCTCAAAAGAATGGACCGGATAAGCAAGATGCCTTAGTTAAGCTGGGTGATTGCTACCGTCTATTAAATGAATTTAAAAAGGCAGAAAGCAGCTATAAGCAGGCGGTGGATCTTAAAGGTAACTTACCTGCTGATGTTCATTATCATTATGGGTATGTTCTGAAGACAAATAATAATTATAACGAAGCCCTGAATCAGTTTTATGCTTATCTAGAGGAAAAACCAAATGATTCTAAAGCAAAAAATGCTATTCGTTCATGTCAGCAAATTAAATATTGGCAAACTAAAGCTATTGAGTACGAAATAAAAAATGTGGAAGGCATCAATACACCTCGTTCAGAGTTTAGTCCTGCTATACTTGATAATAAAATTGTTTTTGTGGGTGAAAAGCAAGCTGATTTTATTGAATATCCTATAGATGAAGCAAACGGACAACCTTATATGAATGTGTTTATATCTAAAGTGGATGTAGATAAATCAAAAGGCCAAAAATCATTCAGTAGTAAAATTAATACGAACTATCATGATGGTCCGGTTAATTTTAGTGCAGACGGAAAAACACTTTTGTTCACACGAGTTGAATATATTACAAAAAAGAAAGACAAGGACTTTGTGAACCGAGCAAAGATTTATTTTGCAAACGGAAAAGGCACTAATTGGTCAAAGATCAAACCATTTCAATACAATAGCGATGCTTATTCTGTAGCGCATCCATGTTTAAGTGCGGATGGTAATTATTTGTTTTTTACTTCTGATATGCCGGGAGGACAAGGTGGGAAAGATTTGTGGTATTGTAAAAAGAATGGTGATGGATGGGATAAGCCCGTGAATTTAGGATTTGATATTAATACAAGTGGCGACGAAATGTTCCCTTACATGCGTAAAGACGGAACCTTGTTTTTCTCTTCGAATGGCTTAGCCGGATTTGGAGGATTGGATGTTTTCTCAGCGAAGGAAAAGGAAGGTAAATGGATTGTGAGCCGTAATGAAAGTATGTTATTAAATAGTCAGGCTGATGATTTTTCGATATGTTTCTTGAATGATTCAACCGGATACTTTACTTCTAACCGTGAAGGTGGTAAGGGTAAAGATGATATTTATTGGTTTAAATACACAAATAAATACATTAGTGTCAACGGAACCATTTTATTAACTGAAAACATCAACGATCCTGCTAAAAATGTGAAAGTGTATTTGTTGGGTCAGGATGAGAAAAAAATGGATTCAACACGTACCGATCAAAAGGGTTATTTTGAATTCAAGAATTTAGATTCAGATAAGAAATATTTAGCGGCAGTTGATTCTGATGATCCTATGTTCAAAGATAAGGCACGTTTTTACATGGCAAACTCAAATGGTGTTATTTCACGTGTAACTAATAATGTAAACGGAAATAAATACGCCTTTAAAAATTTACCTTTAGATCCGAATGGATTGCCTGATTTGTATGCGGATGGTGATTTAACACTTGCCGGTAACTTATTGTTTGGTGAAAATCCAAGTAAGCCAATTAAGAATGCAAAAATCAGCATAACAAATAAATCGGGCGATGTTATAGAGACGACAACTACAAACGAATTCGGTGCCTTTGCTTTTAGAAGCCTTCCTTCCGACCAGAATTATATCATCAGTTTAGTAGAGTCGGATTTGGAATTCCCTTCTAATACTAAAATTACCTTAACAAATAAAAGCGGAAAGGAAATTAAAAGCTTCTTTACCGGTCAGGGTAAGTTTAAGTTTAATGTGTTAGCAAGTGAAAAAGTGATGTTAACCGATCTGGATGTAAGCGATGCTGATTTAATTATGCAGCTTTATGGTTATGTTTACGATCAGGATAAAAAACCGTTTGGTAATGCAAAACTCAAATTGTATAACACCAATAATGAATTGAACCAAACAATTACTACTGATGGAAACGGTAAGTTCGAGTTTAAAAATCTCAAGGCAAACTTAGATTATTTATTCGATGTGGATGAATCTGATTCTCGTTTGGCAAATATTAAGAAGTTATACATCGCAGATAACAAAGGAAGAATTTATAAAGAGCTCATAAAAACCTTAAAAGGAAAGTTTGAGTTTAAAGTATTGTCGGTTGATAAAGTGGCTATGGGAGAATATACAGTTGATGATCCATGGTTACAGGTTTTAGAAATGAAGAACAAAGCCAAACAGGATAGTATTAATTCAATTACCATTGTAGAAAACATTCTATATGCTTTCGGTGACCATAAATACGATGCAGCCGGACAAAAAGTATTGGATAAGGTAATTGCTGTAATGTTATCAAATCCGAACTTAATGGTTGAATTAAGCTCTCATACCGATTCTCGCAGTAGTGATCAATTTAATTTGGCATTATCTCAAAAACGCGCTAAAACAGCTGTTGATTATATGATTGCAAAGGGCGTTGATAAAAAAAGATTAAAGGCGGTGGGTTACGGCGAAACAAGACTGCTGAATAATTGTTCTAATAATGTAGAATGTTCGGATGAAGAACACGCAAAGAACAGACGAACCGAGTTTAAAATTGTTGAGGCGCCAAAATTATAG
- a CDS encoding type IX secretion system membrane protein PorP/SprF, giving the protein MKKNLILILIIATVKTFAQQDPQYSLYQFNQLVINPGYTGARDAIAIVADVRKQWAGIDGAPTTAAFSVHSPIMNNKLGVGLNIVSDKIGAKTVSAFYGNISYILKIGNTTKLAFGARAGYAMYKFNFNEVKYKDADETAYTDLNNANRGSLDVDAGLYLRTNKFFVGLSATHLNNGQIYKGNFQALDTNGVTNDYSVSYVLRPHMFLTMGYSFVINENFLFAPSLMVKTVRGRTSADLNLNFFVAKRVWLGGFIRQGYGFGALFQVYATKQLRIGYAFDAGLGKQRVLGSAHEIMLGFDFGKYKSKMVSPRTL; this is encoded by the coding sequence ATGAAGAAGAACTTGATTTTAATATTAATTATTGCAACTGTAAAAACCTTTGCGCAGCAAGACCCTCAATACAGTTTGTATCAGTTTAATCAATTGGTAATTAATCCGGGTTACACAGGAGCTCGCGATGCTATTGCAATTGTTGCAGATGTAAGAAAACAATGGGCAGGAATCGACGGCGCGCCAACCACAGCAGCTTTCAGTGTGCATAGTCCGATTATGAATAATAAGCTAGGTGTAGGCTTAAATATTGTAAGCGATAAAATCGGAGCGAAAACAGTTAGCGCATTTTATGGTAACATTTCTTATATCTTAAAGATCGGAAATACTACAAAGTTAGCTTTTGGAGCACGCGCCGGGTATGCTATGTATAAATTCAATTTTAATGAAGTAAAGTATAAGGATGCCGATGAAACAGCATATACGGATTTAAATAATGCCAATAGAGGTTCATTAGATGTGGACGCCGGATTATACCTGCGCACCAATAAATTCTTTGTTGGCTTAAGTGCCACTCACTTAAATAACGGGCAAATTTATAAAGGGAATTTCCAGGCTTTAGATACCAATGGTGTTACCAATGATTATTCGGTAAGTTATGTATTGCGTCCTCATATGTTCTTAACAATGGGATATTCTTTTGTAATCAATGAAAACTTTTTGTTCGCGCCTTCATTAATGGTAAAGACGGTGAGAGGAAGAACTTCAGCAGATTTAAATCTGAATTTCTTTGTAGCCAAGCGTGTTTGGTTAGGTGGTTTTATTCGTCAGGGTTATGGTTTTGGAGCCTTGTTTCAGGTGTACGCTACCAAACAATTACGTATAGGTTATGCGTTTGACGCTGGCTTAGGAAAACAAAGAGTTTTAGGTAGTGCACACGAAATCATGTTAGGTTTTGATTTTGGAAAGTATAAATCAAAAATGGTGTCACCACGTACTTTATAA
- a CDS encoding nucleoside triphosphate pyrophosphohydrolase family protein, with the protein MSKLYEKIKSVEEFHDVFQIGNAKSITLISERDYTLRYNLIKEENEEYLEACKNGDIHEIADALGDQLYILFGTILKHGLQHKIEEVYDEIHRSNMSKLDEKGQPIFREDGKILKSNLYFKPNIKSVLDAE; encoded by the coding sequence ATGTCGAAATTATACGAAAAAATTAAGTCAGTGGAAGAGTTCCACGATGTTTTCCAAATAGGAAATGCTAAGAGCATTACTTTAATCAGTGAACGTGATTACACTTTGCGTTATAATCTTATTAAGGAAGAAAACGAAGAATATTTGGAGGCTTGTAAAAATGGAGATATACACGAGATAGCCGACGCCTTGGGCGATCAATTATATATTTTGTTTGGCACCATTTTAAAACATGGACTCCAGCATAAAATCGAAGAAGTGTATGACGAAATTCATAGAAGTAATATGAGTAAGTTGGATGAAAAGGGTCAGCCCATCTTTAGAGAAGACGGTAAAATTTTAAAAAGCAATTTGTATTTTAAACCCAATATTAAATCGGTTTTGGACGCAGAATAA